A genomic segment from Paenibacillus sp. FSL K6-1096 encodes:
- a CDS encoding LysR family transcriptional regulator — protein sequence MNLHALRLFYYVAKTGSVTKASAMLNISQPAVTSQIKKFEKELGLTLFNPSGRGISLTPFGTELAEQAGNLFTYEERIEEFVEDYRQGRKGKLRIAATYLPANFLVPGWAARFKAGQPEMEIEITTTNSQQAFEQLQHHEADVAFYGGGAKEKPEDVDWLELFEDELWFVVAPSHPFAGRTVSLPEMMQEPFVMREEGSSTRARLVSLCATYGLKPPRVTLQFSGLGEVIRSVMAGYGANFISSLAVRDYVEWKQLARVQVEGIQLSNHIAVCTRKNETLSASQQRFIEICRQV from the coding sequence ATGAATCTTCATGCTCTGAGGTTATTCTATTATGTTGCCAAGACGGGAAGCGTTACGAAGGCGTCAGCCATGCTTAACATCAGCCAGCCGGCGGTGACCAGCCAGATCAAGAAATTCGAGAAGGAGCTGGGGCTGACGCTGTTCAACCCCAGCGGCCGGGGGATCTCGCTGACCCCCTTCGGGACAGAGCTGGCGGAGCAGGCAGGCAATCTGTTCACCTATGAGGAACGGATCGAGGAATTCGTCGAGGATTACCGCCAGGGCAGGAAGGGGAAGCTGCGCATTGCCGCTACCTATCTTCCGGCGAATTTCCTCGTTCCCGGCTGGGCGGCCCGCTTCAAGGCGGGGCAGCCGGAGATGGAGATTGAGATTACGACAACCAACTCCCAGCAGGCCTTTGAACAGTTGCAGCATCATGAAGCGGATGTCGCCTTCTATGGTGGCGGAGCCAAGGAGAAGCCGGAGGATGTGGACTGGCTGGAGCTTTTTGAGGATGAGCTGTGGTTTGTAGTAGCGCCTTCGCATCCCTTCGCCGGGCGTACCGTATCCTTGCCGGAGATGATGCAGGAGCCGTTCGTGATGCGTGAGGAAGGCAGCTCCACCCGGGCGCGCCTGGTCTCGCTATGTGCAACCTACGGCCTGAAGCCGCCGCGTGTGACCCTGCAGTTCAGCGGGCTGGGCGAGGTAATCCGTTCGGTGATGGCCGGCTATGGCGCCAACTTCATCTCCTCACTGGCTGTGCGGGACTATGTGGAATGGAAGCAGCTGGCCCGGGTGCAGGTGGAGGGCATCCAGCTAAGCAACCATATTGCCGTCTGCACTCGCAAGAATGAGACTCTGTCTGCTTCGCAACAGCGGTTCATTGAGATCTGCCGGCAGGTATAA
- a CDS encoding DUF2975 domain-containing protein, translating into MNRKPGSTTFLKAVIILFALAALALCIFAVPAIAEFAVELYPGHRYLMVLVMIDLYGAALPFFIALFQAYRLLGFIDRNAAFSEDSVRVLKHIKHSAVSISGMFTLGLPLFYLMAEKDDAPGIIVIGLILIFASMVIAVFAAVLQKLLNEAIALKSENDLTV; encoded by the coding sequence ATGAACCGTAAGCCGGGATCAACCACGTTTCTGAAGGCGGTTATTATATTGTTTGCGCTGGCGGCGCTGGCACTGTGTATCTTTGCCGTACCGGCTATCGCAGAGTTTGCGGTGGAGCTGTATCCGGGTCACCGTTACCTTATGGTGCTGGTGATGATCGATCTGTACGGGGCGGCGCTGCCGTTCTTCATTGCCCTGTTCCAGGCCTACAGGCTGTTAGGCTTCATCGACCGGAATGCGGCTTTCTCGGAGGATTCGGTACGGGTGCTGAAGCATATCAAGCATTCGGCGGTATCCATCAGCGGGATGTTCACCTTGGGGCTGCCGCTGTTCTATCTGATGGCGGAGAAGGACGATGCCCCGGGCATTATTGTGATCGGGCTGATCCTGATCTTCGCTTCAATGGTCATTGCCGTATTCGCGGCGGTACTCCAGAAGCTCCTGAATGAGGCGATAGCATTGAAATCTGAGAATGATCTGACAGTCTGA
- a CDS encoding helix-turn-helix transcriptional regulator encodes MAIIVNIDVMLAKRKMSVTELTDRVGITMANLSVLKNGKAKAIRFSTLSAICKALDCQPGDLLEYIPDACEPEEPGAGGGLE; translated from the coding sequence ATGGCGATTATAGTGAATATTGATGTGATGCTGGCGAAGCGGAAAATGAGTGTGACCGAGCTTACAGATCGGGTTGGCATCACCATGGCGAACCTGTCAGTCCTTAAGAACGGCAAGGCGAAGGCGATCCGCTTCTCAACGCTGTCCGCCATTTGCAAGGCGCTCGACTGCCAGCCGGGGGATCTGCTGGAATACATACCGGATGCTTGTGAACCGGAGGAGCCGGGAGCGGGAGGCGGGCTGGAGTGA
- a CDS encoding saccharopine dehydrogenase NADP-binding domain-containing protein → MKTDIIVIGGYGHVGSQISRILGAAYPGRVYAAGRNLQSAEAFSRSTEGKVKPLRLAADQPLDRGLLERTRLVIMCLDQEDTRLAEACLQSGTHYVDVSANGEFLTRLQELDPVKHGFKAAALLSVGLAPGLTNLLAAQAARELAHTESIDISIMLGLGDSHGQAALEWTVDNLTADFTITEHGRPRSISSFTEAKTADFGFDLRQHRVYRFPFSDQVTLPLTLDVPSVSTRLCFDSRSATSAAALLRRTGLTRLLRNRTVRNLAVKALSRIRFGSEGYAVKVDAYGSLDGKPAKVEYGIAGVHEAAITAVTAAGVALRLYESAPEPGVYHIEQLFALHAEGEACALIPAVPGGSDPSFRYPLDGLAIWSRSSRP, encoded by the coding sequence ATGAAAACAGATATTATAGTCATCGGCGGTTACGGACATGTCGGGTCACAGATCAGCCGTATTCTTGGAGCGGCGTACCCCGGCAGGGTCTACGCCGCAGGCAGAAATCTGCAGAGCGCCGAGGCATTCTCCCGCAGTACAGAAGGAAAAGTGAAGCCGCTGCGCCTGGCAGCGGATCAGCCGCTGGACCGGGGGCTGCTGGAGCGGACGAGGCTGGTCATCATGTGTCTGGACCAGGAGGACACCCGGCTGGCCGAAGCCTGCCTTCAGAGCGGGACCCACTATGTGGATGTCTCGGCGAACGGAGAGTTCCTGACCCGGCTCCAGGAGCTGGACCCGGTGAAGCACGGCTTCAAGGCCGCCGCCCTGCTCAGCGTCGGTCTCGCTCCCGGCTTGACCAATCTGCTCGCCGCGCAGGCGGCCCGGGAGCTTGCACATACGGAGTCGATTGATATCTCCATTATGCTGGGGCTGGGTGACAGCCATGGACAGGCGGCACTGGAGTGGACGGTGGACAACCTCACAGCGGATTTCACAATTACGGAACACGGCAGACCGCGTTCCATCTCCAGCTTCACAGAAGCCAAGACTGCTGATTTCGGCTTTGATCTGCGGCAGCACCGGGTCTACCGCTTTCCTTTCTCGGATCAGGTGACCCTGCCGCTGACCCTGGATGTCCCTTCGGTCTCCACCCGGCTCTGCTTCGATTCCCGCAGCGCCACCTCCGCCGCAGCCCTGTTGCGCCGCACCGGCCTGACCCGCCTGCTCCGTAACCGGACGGTCCGCAATCTCGCGGTCAAGGCGCTCAGCCGCATCCGCTTCGGCTCGGAAGGCTACGCCGTCAAGGTAGACGCTTACGGGTCACTGGACGGCAAACCTGCTAAGGTAGAATACGGAATTGCAGGCGTTCATGAAGCGGCCATAACCGCTGTCACCGCTGCCGGGGTTGCGCTAAGGCTGTATGAATCGGCCCCGGAGCCCGGAGTTTATCACATCGAGCAGCTATTCGCTCTCCATGCAGAAGGAGAAGCGTGTGCGCTGATTCCGGCAGTTCCCGGCGGGAGCGATCCCTCGTTCCGTTACCCGCTGGACGGACTGGCTATCTGGTCCCGGTCCTCCCGGCCTTAA
- a CDS encoding helix-turn-helix transcriptional regulator, translating into MNEALRSIAQLDPARGGPDLDSMQYREAVIARLRQLVPFAAACCTTVDPHTLLTTGAVTEQGLEAVHAVLLEYEYLREDEMNYAQLAGADMPVVCLSAATGGKPERSRRYRKVLQPAGFGDELRAALRTGGVCWGFLTLFRPLGHPPFGEQECALIAAAGPLIAERLRGYASVPPVTAADNGVPEDNGILVLDEELAPRSANAAADYWLAQLRQKEKLADGALPGPVRAACLRVLAEQQKKPAGAEPSPARICLQTGDGAYLTVTASLLGGPERQLAVSFVSARAADVFRLLAEAFAFTAREKQLAEMLSLGLSTKELAESLHISAYTVQDHLKSIFAKAGVSSRRELISRLLPR; encoded by the coding sequence ATGAACGAGGCGTTACGAAGTATAGCCCAGCTTGATCCGGCGCGGGGCGGGCCGGACCTGGATTCGATGCAGTACCGGGAAGCGGTGATTGCGCGGCTCCGCCAACTGGTTCCATTTGCTGCGGCCTGCTGTACGACAGTAGACCCGCATACGCTTTTAACGACGGGAGCAGTGACGGAGCAGGGACTCGAAGCAGTGCATGCCGTGCTGCTGGAATATGAATATCTGCGTGAGGATGAGATGAACTACGCGCAGCTGGCCGGGGCGGATATGCCGGTGGTCTGCTTAAGCGCCGCTACAGGCGGGAAGCCTGAACGGAGCAGGCGCTACCGCAAGGTGCTGCAGCCAGCCGGATTCGGCGATGAGCTGCGGGCCGCGCTGCGGACCGGCGGGGTCTGCTGGGGGTTTCTGACCCTGTTCAGGCCGCTTGGACATCCGCCGTTCGGGGAGCAGGAATGCGCCCTGATCGCAGCCGCCGGGCCATTGATCGCCGAACGTCTGCGCGGCTATGCCTCTGTGCCGCCGGTCACCGCAGCGGATAACGGAGTGCCGGAGGACAACGGCATCCTGGTGCTGGATGAAGAGCTGGCTCCGCGAAGCGCGAATGCGGCGGCGGACTATTGGCTGGCCCAGCTCCGGCAGAAGGAGAAGCTGGCGGATGGAGCGCTGCCCGGACCGGTACGCGCAGCCTGTCTGCGGGTACTTGCGGAGCAGCAGAAGAAGCCCGCGGGGGCTGAGCCTTCACCGGCAAGAATCTGCCTCCAGACCGGCGACGGAGCTTATCTGACGGTAACAGCAAGCCTGCTTGGCGGACCGGAGCGGCAGCTGGCGGTGTCATTTGTCAGCGCCCGTGCTGCGGATGTCTTCAGGCTGCTGGCTGAGGCTTTTGCCTTCACCGCGCGGGAGAAGCAGCTTGCCGAGATGCTGTCGCTGGGGTTATCGACCAAGGAGCTGGCCGAGTCGCTGCATATCTCTGCGTATACCGTGCAGGACCACCTGAAATCGATCTTCGCCAAGGCCGGCGTATCCAGCCGCCGGGAGCTGATCAGCAGGCTGCTGCCGCGTTAG
- a CDS encoding NADPH-dependent FMN reductase has translation MSTLNIGIILGSTRQGRVSPQVGEWVKGIADARGDANYEIVDIADFKLPLLGESDSYAEAQAWAAKLATLDGFVFIVQEYNHSLSGALKNALDSAREEWNNKAAGIVSYGSAGGARAAEHLRGILGELSVADVRVHPLLSLFTDFENGSVFKPADLHTANVNAMLDQLLAWSGALKTLRQ, from the coding sequence ATGTCAACACTTAACATCGGAATTATTCTCGGAAGCACACGCCAGGGCCGCGTAAGCCCACAGGTAGGCGAATGGGTTAAGGGCATTGCTGACGCCCGCGGCGATGCAAATTATGAGATCGTAGATATTGCCGATTTCAAGCTGCCGCTGCTCGGGGAGAGCGACAGCTATGCTGAAGCCCAGGCCTGGGCCGCCAAGCTGGCTACTCTGGACGGATTCGTATTCATCGTTCAGGAATACAACCACAGCCTCTCCGGGGCGCTGAAGAACGCACTGGACTCTGCCCGTGAAGAGTGGAACAACAAGGCTGCCGGTATCGTAAGCTACGGCTCCGCCGGCGGTGCCCGTGCCGCTGAGCATCTGCGCGGTATTCTCGGCGAGCTGTCCGTTGCCGATGTGCGTGTCCACCCGCTGCTCTCGCTGTTCACCGACTTCGAGAACGGCTCGGTGTTCAAGCCTGCTGACCTGCATACCGCTAATGTCAATGCGATGCTGGATCAGCTTCTGGCCTGGAGCGGTGCACTGAAGACTCTGCGCCAGTAA
- a CDS encoding aromatic ring-hydroxylating dioxygenase subunit alpha, which translates to MIEEKKQQAELELPRDCTFSPEDWRILAQYWYPVAAAEEVHDQPVAVKLLDMKLVCYRSGGKVVVARDLCFHRGAPLSKGWVENGEIVCPYHGFRYNCEGKCTAVPAHPNAKISPRLKLIVYPAVERYGLIWTCLGGAPEQIPAFPAWDDPDYINILIPSFDIAGSSGRQMEGFLDVSHFAYVHTATFGDRNNTEVPQYKVWREGETELVAEYWSTVSNYGKGQENPAPEGFQWLREFRVFAPFAASLTVYFPDEGRLKILNCASPVSARYTRLFCPISRNFDKNAPVEDTIKFNLQVFQEDADMVEAQTPEDLPLDLQAEAHIPADRTSIAYRQLLSSLGLGRNYTS; encoded by the coding sequence ATGATAGAGGAAAAGAAGCAGCAGGCAGAGCTGGAACTCCCGCGTGATTGCACCTTCTCGCCGGAGGACTGGCGGATTCTGGCCCAATACTGGTATCCGGTCGCGGCTGCGGAGGAGGTGCATGACCAGCCGGTGGCCGTGAAGCTGCTGGATATGAAGCTGGTCTGCTACCGGAGCGGGGGCAAGGTGGTGGTGGCCCGGGATCTTTGTTTTCACCGCGGGGCCCCCTTGAGCAAAGGCTGGGTCGAGAACGGCGAGATTGTATGCCCGTACCACGGCTTCCGCTATAACTGTGAAGGCAAGTGCACGGCCGTACCGGCGCATCCCAATGCCAAAATCTCACCCCGCCTGAAGCTGATCGTCTATCCTGCGGTCGAGCGCTATGGCCTGATCTGGACCTGCCTGGGCGGCGCCCCGGAGCAGATTCCCGCCTTCCCGGCCTGGGATGATCCGGACTATATCAATATCCTTATTCCAAGCTTTGATATTGCCGGCTCCTCAGGACGGCAGATGGAGGGGTTCCTTGATGTATCCCACTTCGCGTATGTGCATACGGCAACCTTCGGGGACCGCAACAATACGGAGGTTCCCCAGTACAAGGTATGGCGCGAAGGGGAGACGGAGCTGGTGGCTGAATATTGGAGCACGGTCAGCAACTATGGCAAGGGACAGGAGAATCCCGCACCGGAGGGCTTCCAGTGGCTGCGCGAATTCCGCGTCTTTGCCCCGTTCGCCGCTTCGCTGACCGTCTACTTCCCCGATGAGGGCCGGCTGAAGATTCTGAACTGCGCTTCACCGGTGTCCGCCCGCTATACCCGGCTGTTCTGCCCGATCTCGCGGAACTTCGACAAGAACGCTCCGGTCGAGGATACCATCAAGTTCAACCTCCAGGTGTTCCAGGAGGATGCGGATATGGTGGAGGCGCAGACGCCGGAGGATCTGCCGCTGGATCTCCAGGCCGAAGCCCACATTCCGGCAGACCGGACCTCCATTGCCTACCGTCAGCTGCTCAGCAGCCTCGGGCTGGGACGGAATTATACCTCGTAA
- a CDS encoding histidine phosphatase family protein, giving the protein MTIYLVRHGADDEGYRGGWSTRGLNTEGYRQSEKLGRYLKENQDLYKIKRIISSDLARALDTAGELARELELPVERSIDWREMNNGVIAGMPNEIVNERYPGLYFSSLRMDERYPGGESPQEFFSRIREAFTRLCGEQAGRDPDDNLILVTHGGVIDNIYYLIKELDWNNLTTPFPADYTSLHRIEHLDGKWSLTLENYTV; this is encoded by the coding sequence TTGACGATTTATCTGGTAAGGCACGGCGCGGATGATGAAGGGTACCGCGGGGGATGGAGCACACGTGGGCTGAACACTGAAGGGTACAGACAGTCCGAGAAGCTGGGCCGCTATCTGAAGGAGAATCAGGATTTATACAAGATCAAACGTATCATCAGCAGCGATCTGGCGCGGGCGCTGGATACAGCCGGGGAGCTGGCAAGGGAACTCGAGTTACCTGTTGAGCGGAGTATAGATTGGAGAGAAATGAACAATGGCGTAATCGCCGGAATGCCCAACGAGATTGTGAATGAACGGTATCCGGGCCTGTATTTCAGCAGCCTGCGGATGGACGAGCGTTATCCCGGCGGCGAGAGCCCGCAGGAGTTCTTCTCGCGTATCCGGGAAGCATTCACCCGCTTGTGCGGAGAGCAGGCCGGGCGTGATCCGGACGATAATCTCATCCTTGTGACCCATGGCGGAGTGATCGACAATATTTATTACCTCATCAAAGAACTGGACTGGAATAACCTGACCACCCCGTTCCCTGCAGACTATACCAGCCTGCACAGAATCGAGCATCTAGATGGGAAATGGAGCCTAACCTTGGAGAACTACACGGTGTAG